The Campylobacter concisus genome has a window encoding:
- a CDS encoding GNAT family N-acetyltransferase yields MIKNAQKQDAKICIKLLNLAMEDIAYKLSGYDDPAKSDEILENFFKSETNRLSYKNVYVYKRDDVIIAAMCAYFGGDTAKLDREISQHLKALGKDAKVEKECFDDEFYIDSIAVDEKFRGQGLAKELILHSFAKAKELGHKKVSLIVDVNKPKVRKFYESLGFKFNTKKIINLHEYDHMIKEII; encoded by the coding sequence ATGATAAAAAATGCTCAAAAACAAGATGCAAAAATCTGCATAAAACTACTAAATTTAGCGATGGAGGATATCGCCTACAAGCTAAGTGGCTACGACGATCCTGCAAAAAGCGATGAAATTTTGGAGAATTTTTTTAAAAGCGAGACAAATAGACTTAGCTATAAAAATGTCTATGTCTATAAACGTGACGACGTGATCATCGCTGCGATGTGCGCTTACTTTGGCGGCGACACAGCTAAGCTTGATAGAGAAATTTCACAGCATCTAAAGGCACTTGGCAAAGACGCTAAGGTAGAAAAAGAGTGCTTTGATGATGAGTTTTATATAGATAGCATCGCTGTGGATGAGAAATTTAGAGGCCAAGGTCTTGCAAAAGAGCTTATCCTGCACTCATTTGCCAAAGCAAAAGAGCTAGGACATAAAAAGGTCTCGCTGATAGTTGATGTAAATAAGCCAAAAGTTCGTAAATTTTACGAGAGCCTTGGCTTTAAATTTAACACCAAAAAGATCATAAATTTACACGAATACGACCACATGATAAAGGAGATAATATGA
- a CDS encoding CZB domain-containing protein encodes MKLNGYRGVLLGEINKIQSVHECRFGKWYEKDVKNTIIKDPRTLSSIAAHHENVHHGLDKAMAIFADKDKGYLAGVEILKDVEHSSKAGFEELLEAVKAARK; translated from the coding sequence ATGAAGCTAAATGGCTACCGAGGCGTCTTGCTTGGCGAGATAAATAAAATTCAAAGTGTGCATGAGTGTAGATTTGGCAAGTGGTATGAAAAAGATGTGAAAAATACCATCATCAAAGATCCAAGAACCCTCTCAAGCATAGCTGCGCACCACGAAAATGTTCATCACGGACTAGATAAGGCTATGGCGATTTTTGCTGACAAAGATAAGGGGTATTTAGCAGGTGTCGAGATACTAAAGGACGTCGAGCACTCAAGTAAAGCAGGCTTTGAAGAGCTACTTGAAGCGGTAAAAGCTGCTAGGAAATAA
- the argH gene encoding argininosuccinate lyase, with protein sequence MKKDENAHKKMWEGRFSEASSKLLEEFNASINFDKNLFEEDIAGSKAHAKMLGICGILKKDESEAIIKGLDEVLAEIRAGKFAFKIEDEDIHMAVEKRLSEIIGAELGGRLHTARSRNDQVALDFKFYVLKKNLEISSLIKELIATLANLAKNHKDTLMPGYTHLQHAQPVSLSYHLLAYAFMFKRDFDRFVSSYERNNLSPLGSAALAGTPHKIDRTIVASELGFAGCTQNAMDSVSDRDFALEILFNISVFMTHASRFCEELILWSSQEFGFVSISDAYSTGSSIMPQKKNPDVAELIRGKTGRVNGNLVALLTTMKGLPLAYNKDMQEDKEGVFDSVATILSSATILNEMIKTAKFNEKNMLKATKTGHLSATDLADYLVREKNIPFRTAHFITGKAVAKAESLGLDLSELNKEQLKSVDENLDENVIKFLDLHASKEARTSKGGTANKSVEEQIQILDDWLK encoded by the coding sequence ATGAAAAAGGATGAAAACGCACATAAAAAGATGTGGGAGGGCAGATTTAGCGAGGCTAGCTCGAAGTTGCTTGAGGAATTTAACGCTTCTATAAATTTTGATAAAAATCTTTTTGAAGAGGATATCGCTGGCAGTAAGGCGCATGCTAAAATGCTAGGAATTTGCGGAATTTTGAAAAAAGACGAGTCAGAAGCGATTATAAAGGGGCTTGATGAGGTTTTGGCTGAGATAAGAGCTGGTAAATTTGCTTTTAAGATAGAGGATGAGGATATACACATGGCGGTTGAAAAGCGCCTTAGCGAGATCATCGGAGCTGAGCTTGGCGGCAGGCTTCACACAGCTAGAAGCAGAAATGATCAGGTTGCGCTTGATTTTAAATTTTATGTTTTGAAGAAAAATTTAGAAATTTCATCTCTCATCAAAGAGCTCATCGCCACGCTTGCAAATTTGGCCAAAAACCATAAAGATACGCTAATGCCAGGCTACACACACCTTCAGCACGCCCAGCCAGTAAGCCTTAGCTACCATTTGCTAGCCTACGCGTTTATGTTTAAGAGGGATTTTGATCGATTTGTCAGCTCGTATGAGCGAAACAACCTAAGTCCTCTTGGCTCAGCAGCCCTTGCTGGTACGCCGCACAAGATAGATAGAACTATCGTTGCAAGCGAGCTTGGCTTTGCAGGTTGCACTCAAAATGCGATGGATAGCGTGAGCGACCGCGACTTTGCGCTTGAAATTTTATTTAACATTAGCGTTTTTATGACACACGCTTCTAGGTTTTGTGAGGAGCTCATACTTTGGAGCTCGCAGGAATTTGGCTTTGTAAGTATTAGCGACGCTTATAGCACGGGTAGCTCCATCATGCCTCAAAAGAAAAATCCAGACGTCGCTGAACTCATACGCGGCAAAACTGGGCGTGTAAATGGAAATTTAGTAGCGCTGCTAACTACGATGAAGGGCTTGCCACTTGCTTATAATAAAGATATGCAAGAAGATAAAGAGGGCGTTTTTGATAGTGTTGCGACCATTTTAAGCTCGGCTACTATCCTAAATGAGATGATAAAAACGGCTAAATTTAATGAAAAAAATATGTTAAAAGCGACAAAAACAGGGCATCTAAGTGCAACTGATCTAGCGGACTACTTAGTGCGTGAGAAAAATATCCCATTTAGAACGGCACATTTTATCACCGGTAAAGCTGTGGCAAAGGCTGAAAGCTTGGGACTTGATCTAAGTGAGCTAAACAAAGAGCAGCTAAAAAGTGTCGATGAAAATTTAGATGAAAATGTCATCAAATTTCTAGATCTGCACGCTTCAAAAGAGGCCCGCACTTCAAAAGGTGGCACGGCAAATAAAAGTGTTGAAGAGCAAATTCAAATTTTAGACGACTGGCTTAAGTAA
- a CDS encoding YebC/PmpR family DNA-binding transcriptional regulator — protein sequence MGRAFEYRRAAKEARWDKMSKVFPKLAKAITVAAKDGGCDPDMNPKLRAAIAAAKAENMPKDNIDAAIKRANGKDSADIKTIFYDGKAAHGVQIIVECATDNPTRTVANVKAIFSKNGGEILPSGSLSFMFTRKSVFELEKPSANIEEIELELIDYGLSDIEEDENALFVYGDYANFGTLHEGIEKLNLVVKKASLQYLPNQTVSLDEEQMLEVERLLDKLEDDDDVQAVYTNIE from the coding sequence ATGGGACGAGCATTTGAGTACCGAAGAGCAGCAAAAGAAGCTAGATGGGATAAGATGAGCAAGGTATTTCCAAAACTTGCAAAGGCTATAACAGTAGCGGCAAAAGATGGCGGATGTGATCCAGATATGAACCCAAAACTTCGTGCAGCCATCGCAGCAGCAAAAGCTGAAAATATGCCAAAAGATAACATCGATGCGGCTATAAAAAGAGCAAATGGCAAAGATAGTGCTGATATCAAGACTATCTTTTATGACGGCAAAGCAGCTCACGGCGTGCAAATCATCGTTGAGTGCGCGACTGACAACCCAACAAGAACGGTCGCAAACGTCAAGGCGATATTTAGCAAAAATGGCGGAGAAATTTTGCCAAGTGGTAGCCTTAGCTTTATGTTTACAAGAAAGAGCGTTTTTGAGCTTGAAAAGCCAAGTGCTAATATCGAAGAGATCGAGCTTGAACTGATTGATTACGGACTAAGCGACATCGAAGAAGACGAAAATGCGCTATTTGTTTATGGCGATTACGCAAATTTTGGCACACTTCATGAAGGCATAGAGAAGCTAAATTTAGTAGTTAAAAAAGCTTCACTTCAGTACTTGCCAAATCAAACCGTGAGCCTAGATGAAGAGCAAATGCTTGAGGTCGAGAGACTTCTTGACAAGCTAGAAGACGACGATGACGTCCAAGCAGTTTATACAAATATCGAGTAA
- a CDS encoding heavy metal translocating P-type ATPase: protein MPLKVKLNIAGMSCVNCSNAIEKVSKKIDGVLEANVNFANASGEFVLKDASVREVLEQKIKKLGYFVATNIDEFEAKRDEHITSIRNKFIFAFIASIVIMALEMFAPHNMLVNLLMLVLAFLVLVFSGKDFFAHAIEAVKNKNYDMNVLVALGSGSAFLYSLFVVIFSNFIPDDLKNVYVSGVAMIIAFVLLGKYLEERSKAKAGDYLKTLLKISPKTAFLVMPDGQSKEVNVNELKVGDIVIVKNGYNVPSDGVIVQGGAEIDASMLTGESLPVYKEVGDSVFAGTLNTNGYISVKVTKSSYESLLSQILSLLSDASSKKMPIGRLADKIANIFVPSVVAISVLTFLIWIIFSGNFAYAISCAICVLIISCPCALGLATPIAIVSSLARGAKAGILVKNPEVLELIKDAKFVAFDKTGTLSKGLISVKNSNLSEKELELVASAENLSEHPISKAIVRYAKQNCINLQKLNGKFQNVVGQGIVYEDESEKIIIGNEKLLAANDILLNEADSKAIKEATSDGSGVILCAVNQKFSGFLTLSDELKNEANSVINELSRLNLQSVILSGDDKKVVANIASKLNVSEYYANMLPEDKFNKVKELMSRGGVIFVGDGINDSPSLKEASVGIAMNSGSDIAKGAGDIVLVKNDLRGVSGLVKLANATIANIKENLFWAFMYNAICIPVAAGVLYPVFGLLLSPVYGSMAMCLSSVTVVLNALRLRYLKLKD, encoded by the coding sequence ATGCCTTTAAAAGTCAAGCTAAATATAGCGGGAATGAGCTGTGTAAATTGCTCAAACGCTATCGAGAAAGTTTCTAAAAAGATAGATGGCGTGCTTGAAGCAAATGTAAATTTCGCAAACGCAAGCGGTGAGTTTGTCCTAAAAGACGCCAGTGTGCGTGAAGTTTTAGAGCAAAAGATAAAGAAGCTTGGCTACTTTGTGGCGACAAATATCGATGAATTTGAAGCCAAAAGAGACGAGCATATAACCTCGATAAGAAACAAATTTATATTTGCATTTATAGCAAGCATCGTGATAATGGCGCTTGAGATGTTTGCACCTCACAATATGCTAGTAAATTTACTCATGCTAGTTTTAGCATTTTTGGTGCTAGTTTTTAGCGGCAAAGACTTCTTTGCTCACGCCATAGAGGCTGTCAAAAACAAAAACTATGATATGAACGTACTTGTAGCTCTTGGAAGCGGCAGTGCATTTTTATACTCGCTTTTTGTTGTGATCTTTTCAAATTTCATCCCAGATGATCTAAAAAACGTCTATGTCTCGGGCGTGGCGATGATCATAGCTTTTGTTTTGCTTGGCAAGTACCTTGAAGAGCGCTCAAAGGCAAAGGCTGGCGACTATCTAAAGACGCTACTTAAAATTTCACCAAAGACCGCCTTTTTGGTCATGCCAGACGGGCAGAGTAAAGAGGTAAATGTAAATGAGCTAAAAGTAGGCGATATCGTCATCGTAAAAAATGGCTACAACGTCCCAAGCGACGGTGTGATAGTCCAAGGTGGCGCCGAGATCGATGCTTCGATGCTTACAGGAGAGAGCTTGCCTGTTTATAAAGAGGTAGGAGATAGCGTATTTGCCGGCACTCTAAACACAAATGGCTACATAAGCGTCAAGGTGACAAAGAGTTCTTACGAGAGCTTACTATCTCAAATTTTAAGCTTGTTAAGCGACGCTAGCTCCAAAAAGATGCCTATCGGACGGCTGGCTGATAAGATAGCAAACATCTTTGTGCCAAGCGTCGTGGCGATATCTGTGCTTACATTTTTAATATGGATAATTTTTAGTGGAAATTTCGCCTATGCAATCTCTTGCGCGATCTGCGTGCTTATCATCTCATGCCCGTGCGCACTTGGTCTTGCCACGCCAATAGCAATAGTAAGCTCCCTCGCGCGTGGCGCGAAGGCTGGAATTTTGGTTAAAAACCCAGAAGTTTTAGAGCTTATAAAAGATGCTAAATTTGTAGCATTTGATAAAACTGGCACGCTAAGTAAGGGGCTAATCAGCGTCAAAAACTCAAATTTGAGTGAAAAAGAGTTAGAGCTAGTGGCATCTGCTGAAAATTTAAGCGAGCATCCGATCTCAAAAGCGATCGTAAGATATGCAAAACAAAATTGCATAAATTTACAAAAGCTAAATGGCAAATTTCAAAACGTAGTTGGTCAAGGCATCGTCTATGAAGATGAGAGTGAAAAGATAATAATAGGCAACGAAAAACTGCTCGCAGCAAACGATATCTTGCTAAATGAAGCTGATAGTAAAGCGATAAAAGAGGCTACAAGTGATGGAAGTGGCGTCATACTTTGCGCAGTCAATCAAAAATTTAGCGGCTTTTTAACGCTAAGCGATGAGCTAAAAAATGAAGCAAATAGCGTTATAAATGAGCTTTCAAGGTTAAATTTACAAAGCGTGATCCTATCAGGTGACGATAAAAAAGTAGTGGCAAATATCGCTAGCAAGCTAAATGTGAGCGAGTACTACGCAAACATGCTACCTGAGGATAAATTTAACAAAGTAAAAGAGCTAATGAGCCGAGGTGGCGTGATCTTCGTGGGAGATGGTATAAACGACTCGCCATCGCTTAAAGAAGCAAGCGTTGGCATCGCTATGAACTCAGGCTCAGACATCGCTAAAGGTGCTGGCGATATCGTGCTTGTAAAAAATGACTTGCGTGGCGTGAGCGGGCTTGTAAAGCTTGCAAATGCGACTATTGCCAACATAAAAGAGAATTTGTTTTGGGCATTTATGTATAACGCCATTTGCATACCAGTGGCTGCTGGCGTGCTCTATCCGGTATTTGGACTGCTTCTAAGTCCAGTTTATGGCTCGATGGCGATGTGCTTAAGCTCAGTTACTGTCGTGCTAAATGCGCTTAGACTTAGATATTTGAAGCTTAAGGATTAA
- a CDS encoding aspartate/glutamate racemase family protein, with translation MKTLGIIGGMGPLATADLYKKIIDITPATCDQEHLHIVIDSYAQIEDRTKFIMGEGESPLPKLIQSAKLLKNAGCEAMLMACNTAHYFAPSIEKEAGVKILHIAKVTVDALQKKYPHAKNIAVIATSGTKKAGVYDQILKERGLKSVDFSKETQDVIMECIYKGVKAGKLEEYVPVFYEVLSNIEADVYIAGCTEIPIFLPFISSEYKFIDATFELAKAGVEFGLEKRVF, from the coding sequence ATGAAGACATTAGGCATCATAGGCGGCATGGGACCACTTGCCACGGCTGATTTATACAAGAAGATCATCGATATAACCCCAGCAACTTGCGATCAAGAGCACCTACACATCGTTATCGACTCATACGCACAGATAGAAGATAGGACAAAATTTATCATGGGTGAGGGAGAAAGTCCGCTTCCAAAGCTGATTCAAAGTGCTAAACTTTTAAAAAATGCAGGATGCGAGGCGATGCTAATGGCTTGTAACACAGCTCACTACTTTGCTCCAAGCATCGAAAAAGAGGCTGGAGTGAAAATTTTGCACATTGCAAAAGTTACAGTAGATGCCTTGCAAAAGAAATATCCGCACGCTAAAAATATCGCTGTCATCGCAACAAGTGGCACAAAAAAGGCTGGCGTTTATGATCAAATTTTAAAAGAGCGCGGGCTAAAGAGCGTGGATTTTAGCAAAGAAACGCAAGATGTCATCATGGAGTGCATCTACAAAGGCGTCAAAGCTGGCAAGCTAGAAGAGTATGTGCCAGTATTTTACGAAGTGCTTTCAAATATTGAAGCTGACGTTTATATCGCAGGTTGCACCGAGATACCGATATTTTTACCATTTATCAGCAGCGAGTATAAATTTATAGATGCGACATTTGAGCTAGCAAAAGCTGGCGTAGAATTTGGACTAGAAAAGAGAGTATTTTGA
- a CDS encoding cation:dicarboxylate symporter family transporter, whose amino-acid sequence MDSAKTQKSLFVRLFTNLAIWVVIGIVGGVIVGMVAPELGIASKPGIDYFIKALKILIGPIIFLTIVSGIVGLESLKDLGTIGLKAFIYFEIVSTLALAVGIIFGETLRPGHGMNLDYTQLDASSVAKFTSQAGNMDANSGFLVHTLHLLRGAVPVDDIFPYVHILDPFIKSNTLQVLFMAIVVAIVLSLLAHDKKQACLKPLEFIQHYVLKLLTWLMLFSPVAAFSAMAYLIGKFGIGTLLGMMELLVVMALASCFFIFVVLGVICYFAKVNVFKFMRFISKEVLVVFATSSSETALAPLMQKLEAAGINRGAVGLIIPTGYSFNLDCTNIYLSLSVIFLAQAFNIPLSFEHLISILIVLMITSKGAVGVTGSGFVVLAGTLSALPSTGIPVVTVAVLLGVDKFMSEMRAVGNLCGNAVGCMIVSIWDKKVDMEKFRYALDHPDEFHFHS is encoded by the coding sequence ATGGATAGTGCAAAAACGCAAAAAAGTCTCTTTGTGAGGCTATTTACCAATCTCGCCATTTGGGTCGTGATAGGTATAGTTGGCGGTGTTATCGTCGGTATGGTCGCACCTGAGCTTGGCATAGCGAGCAAGCCAGGTATTGATTATTTTATAAAAGCCCTTAAAATTTTAATCGGCCCTATCATCTTTTTAACAATCGTCTCAGGCATCGTCGGACTTGAGAGCCTAAAAGATCTTGGCACCATCGGGCTTAAGGCATTTATCTACTTTGAGATAGTTAGCACGCTTGCTCTTGCTGTTGGTATCATCTTTGGCGAGACGCTTCGTCCAGGACATGGCATGAACCTTGACTACACCCAGCTTGACGCCTCAAGTGTGGCTAAATTTACATCTCAAGCTGGCAACATGGACGCAAATAGCGGCTTTTTAGTACATACGCTTCATCTTTTAAGAGGCGCTGTGCCAGTGGATGACATCTTCCCTTACGTGCATATACTTGATCCATTTATAAAATCAAACACACTTCAAGTGCTTTTCATGGCGATAGTCGTTGCCATCGTGCTTTCGCTACTTGCTCATGATAAAAAGCAAGCTTGTCTAAAACCGCTTGAATTTATCCAGCACTACGTCTTAAAGCTTCTTACTTGGCTTATGTTATTTAGCCCAGTGGCGGCCTTTTCAGCGATGGCTTACTTGATTGGTAAATTTGGCATCGGAACGCTTCTTGGCATGATGGAGCTTCTTGTAGTTATGGCGCTTGCAAGCTGCTTTTTCATCTTTGTCGTGCTTGGTGTCATTTGCTACTTTGCTAAAGTCAATGTCTTTAAATTTATGCGCTTTATCTCAAAAGAGGTCTTGGTCGTTTTTGCGACAAGCTCGAGCGAGACAGCTCTTGCACCACTTATGCAAAAGCTAGAAGCAGCTGGCATAAATAGAGGCGCAGTTGGCCTTATCATCCCAACTGGCTACTCATTTAACCTTGACTGCACCAACATCTATCTAAGCTTAAGCGTCATCTTCTTAGCGCAAGCCTTTAATATCCCGCTAAGCTTTGAGCACCTAATAAGCATTTTAATCGTGCTAATGATCACAAGTAAAGGCGCGGTTGGCGTTACAGGATCTGGCTTTGTCGTCCTTGCTGGCACACTAAGCGCACTCCCAAGCACTGGCATACCAGTCGTCACCGTGGCTGTGCTACTTGGCGTTGATAAATTTATGTCAGAGATGCGTGCTGTTGGTAACCTTTGCGGTAATGCCGTTGGCTGCATGATCGTATCTATCTGGGATAAAAAGGTCGATATGGAGAAATTTAGATACGCACTAGATCATCCAGACGAATTTCACTTCCACTCATAA
- a CDS encoding oxidoreductase: MRLGELYSVVAAALATNFNGILGVSSFMRIKKTNAWITQTKSDANIKGNELYAKFIKDESSAALCDDFVILKAKFEASYYFSSAKDDLAQFYKAINFEPKMGEVDSISNQLILIANILKKEATKESMRLLAAFSLSFFLPYAEQLAKELEQNASSNFYKSMGYFLEDFCLVLKTIIGKA; the protein is encoded by the coding sequence TTGAGACTTGGAGAGCTTTACAGCGTCGTAGCGGCTGCACTTGCTACAAATTTTAACGGTATCTTGGGTGTCTCATCTTTTATGCGTATCAAAAAGACAAATGCGTGGATAACGCAGACAAAGAGCGATGCGAACATAAAAGGAAATGAGCTTTACGCCAAATTTATCAAAGATGAGAGTAGTGCGGCCTTGTGTGATGATTTTGTCATTTTGAAGGCAAAATTTGAAGCAAGCTACTATTTCTCAAGCGCAAAAGATGATTTGGCGCAATTTTACAAGGCTATAAATTTTGAGCCAAAAATGGGTGAGGTTGATAGCATCTCAAATCAGCTCATTTTGATAGCAAATATCTTAAAAAAAGAGGCGACAAAAGAGTCTATGCGACTTCTTGCTGCTTTTAGCCTCTCATTTTTCTTACCTTATGCCGAGCAACTTGCAAAAGAGCTTGAACAAAACGCTAGCAGTAACTTCTATAAGTCAATGGGATACTTTTTAGAGGATTTTTGTTTGGTTTTAAAAACTATTATCGGTAAGGCTTAG
- a CDS encoding histidine triad nucleotide-binding protein, whose product MTIFEKIVAGEIPCNKVLESENFLAFNDINPKAPIHILIIPKKHYKNFQEMDPVLMGEMTKFIQEVASLMGVDKSGYRLITNCGENGGQEVMHLHFHLLAGAKLGWSEGVADPQSTF is encoded by the coding sequence ATGACCATATTTGAAAAGATCGTTGCTGGTGAAATTCCTTGTAACAAAGTGCTTGAAAGCGAGAACTTTCTAGCTTTTAACGACATCAACCCAAAAGCGCCGATCCACATCCTCATCATCCCTAAAAAACACTACAAAAACTTCCAAGAGATGGATCCAGTTTTGATGGGTGAGATGACTAAATTTATCCAAGAAGTGGCGAGCTTAATGGGCGTTGATAAGAGCGGTTACCGCCTCATAACAAACTGCGGCGAAAACGGCGGTCAAGAGGTTATGCACCTACACTTTCACCTGCTTGCTGGCGCAAAACTTGGCTGGAGCGAAGGCGTAGCTGATCCACAAAGCACATTTTAA
- a CDS encoding peptidylprolyl isomerase, giving the protein MCFDELKVYDINLDELKKDKFAVLKTEKGDIKLELFAEDAPQAVANFVHLIKTGFYNGLNFHRVIPNFVIQGGCPNGTGTGGPGWRIKCECDNQKVKHERGSLSMAHAGRDTGGSQFFICHSKQPHLDGVHTVFGKCADDEGLKVLDAIRQGDKILSAEIKQSL; this is encoded by the coding sequence ATGTGTTTTGATGAGTTAAAAGTTTATGATATAAATTTAGACGAACTAAAAAAAGATAAATTTGCGGTTTTAAAGACAGAAAAAGGCGATATCAAACTTGAGCTTTTTGCCGAGGATGCACCGCAAGCTGTTGCAAATTTTGTCCATTTGATAAAAACAGGCTTTTATAATGGCCTAAATTTTCACAGAGTTATACCAAATTTCGTCATCCAAGGTGGCTGCCCAAATGGCACAGGCACAGGTGGTCCTGGCTGGAGGATAAAATGCGAATGCGATAATCAAAAGGTAAAGCATGAGCGTGGCAGCCTTAGCATGGCTCACGCAGGTCGCGACACTGGCGGATCGCAGTTTTTCATCTGCCACAGCAAGCAACCTCATCTTGACGGCGTGCATACAGTCTTTGGAAAGTGCGCTGACGATGAGGGCTTAAAGGTACTTGATGCTATCAGGCAAGGCGACAAGATCCTCTCAGCAGAGATCAAGCAGAGCCTATAA
- a CDS encoding heavy-metal-associated domain-containing protein, protein MKTFEVNNVHCQNCANTIKNALEDDFGEIKVDLSKEPRQVSLDIKDGDVEKFKSEMADLGFDVIKEL, encoded by the coding sequence ATGAAAACATTTGAGGTAAATAACGTGCATTGCCAAAACTGCGCAAATACTATAAAAAACGCACTTGAAGATGACTTTGGCGAGATAAAAGTCGATCTTAGCAAAGAGCCAAGGCAAGTAAGCCTTGATATAAAAGATGGCGATGTAGAGAAATTTAAATCAGAAATGGCTGATCTGGGATTTGACGTTATAAAGGAGCTTTGA
- the pckA gene encoding phosphoenolpyruvate carboxykinase (ATP), which yields MNKLDELGLKEIKKINHNLSYDELFELEKANNEGRVSSNGTFMVDTGIFTGRSPKDKYFVKQDPSQKYIAWGKINQPITKELFDKLLKKAKDQLSGKEIFIQDAFCGASKKSQKSVRFVTEVAWQAHFVKNMFIRPSEAELAKFEPDFVVYNACKTKNEDYKADGLNSEVFVIFNVEENVAVIGGTWYGGEMKKGIFSMMNYWLPLEGKLSMHCSANVGEKGDTALFFGLSGTGKTTLSTDPKRKLIGDDEHGWDDDGVFNFEGGCYAKCINLDPSSEPEIYAAIRRDALLENVVADENGVVDYKDGSKTENTRVSYPIYHIDNYEPSSSAGHPKNIIFLSADAFGVLPPVAKLTKEQAMYYFLSGYTAKVAGTERGITEPIATFSACFGEPFMPLHPTVYAKLLGEKIDKHGVNVYLVNTGWSGGAYGVGKRMSIKATRACINAILDGSITKCEFENFDKFNFAIPKELDGVETKLLNPINTWTHPAEYNISRDKLAKMFVENFKRYEDVKEGVEYAKAGPTA from the coding sequence ATAAATAAACTAGACGAGCTAGGTCTAAAAGAGATCAAAAAGATAAATCACAATCTAAGCTACGACGAGCTTTTTGAGCTTGAAAAGGCAAACAACGAGGGCAGAGTCTCAAGTAACGGCACATTTATGGTTGATACCGGCATTTTTACAGGTAGAAGCCCAAAAGATAAGTACTTTGTCAAGCAAGATCCAAGCCAAAAATACATCGCTTGGGGCAAGATAAATCAGCCTATCACAAAAGAGCTTTTTGACAAGCTTCTTAAAAAAGCAAAAGATCAGCTAAGTGGTAAAGAAATTTTCATCCAAGATGCATTTTGTGGAGCTAGCAAAAAGAGCCAAAAATCAGTCCGCTTTGTCACTGAAGTAGCGTGGCAAGCGCACTTTGTAAAAAATATGTTCATCCGCCCAAGTGAAGCGGAGCTGGCTAAATTTGAGCCTGATTTTGTAGTATATAACGCTTGCAAGACAAAAAATGAGGACTACAAGGCTGACGGGTTAAATTCAGAGGTCTTTGTCATCTTTAACGTCGAGGAAAATGTCGCGGTGATCGGCGGCACATGGTATGGCGGCGAGATGAAAAAGGGCATTTTTTCTATGATGAACTACTGGTTGCCACTTGAGGGCAAGCTAAGTATGCACTGCTCTGCAAACGTAGGCGAGAAGGGCGATACAGCGCTATTTTTTGGCCTATCTGGTACTGGTAAAACGACACTTTCAACCGATCCAAAACGCAAACTAATAGGCGATGACGAGCACGGCTGGGACGATGATGGGGTGTTTAACTTTGAGGGTGGCTGCTACGCAAAATGTATCAACCTTGATCCAAGCAGCGAGCCAGAAATTTACGCAGCGATCAGGCGTGATGCGCTACTTGAAAACGTTGTGGCTGACGAAAATGGCGTGGTTGATTATAAAGATGGCTCAAAGACTGAAAACACACGCGTGAGCTATCCGATCTATCACATCGACAACTACGAGCCAAGCTCAAGCGCTGGCCATCCAAAAAACATCATCTTTTTAAGTGCTGACGCTTTTGGCGTGCTTCCTCCAGTTGCAAAGCTTACAAAAGAGCAGGCGATGTATTATTTTTTAAGTGGCTACACAGCAAAAGTTGCTGGCACAGAGCGCGGTATAACTGAGCCTATCGCTACTTTTAGCGCTTGCTTTGGCGAGCCATTTATGCCACTTCACCCAACCGTCTATGCAAAACTGCTTGGCGAGAAGATCGATAAACACGGCGTTAATGTCTATCTTGTAAATACAGGCTGGAGCGGCGGTGCTTACGGCGTTGGCAAGCGTATGAGCATAAAAGCAACACGTGCTTGCATAAATGCGATCCTTGATGGCAGCATCACAAAATGCGAATTTGAAAATTTTGATAAATTTAACTTCGCTATCCCAAAAGAGCTTGATGGTGTAGAGACAAAACTGCTAAATCCTATAAACACATGGACACATCCAGCTGAGTACAATATTTCACGCGACAAGCTTGCTAAAATGTTTGTTGAAAATTTCAAACGCTATGAAGATGTAAAAGAGGGCGTTGAGTACGCAAAAGCTGGCCCAACAGCTTAA